The Sporosarcina sp. Te-1 DNA window GAATTTCACTTTTGAAGAGCGTATGATAATGACTGGATGACCGAAATGGTATTTTAGTCAGTCGCGGGAGGTGAAGAAGTGGATCGCAGACAGGAAATTTTGGAGGCAGCTGCTAAATCGTTTTCCTTGTTTGGTTACAAAGCTACGACAATGGATCAAGTTGCAAAAATTGCAAACGTAGGGAAAGGGACCATTTATACCTTCTTTACGAATAAAGAAGAATTGTTCAATGCCATTGTACTAAAAATGATCGAGGAAATGCGAGCGGCATCGGATTCAGTTGCTGTAGAGGGTGGCACATTTGAACGGAATGTCCATGCCCGGCTTATGCAATTGCTCAAATTCCGAAAAACGCATCAGCTCTATGCCAAACTGATCGACGAGGAAAAAGAACTTCGGACCCCTGCTGTTACAGAGGTACTGGCTCAAATTGAAAGAGAGATTGTCTCTTATGTAAAGTTGAAAATCGAACGCGCAGTCAGCAGAGGTGAGTTAAAGCCGTGTAATTCCGAATTGATCGCATATCTTCTGTTCAAATCTTATCTAGCTCTTATTGTAGATTGGGAAAAAACGCATGACACGGAATTGACGGAAGAACAAATCGCCACATTGCTGAGCGATACGATTTTCAAGAGTCTCCTGCGATGAGACTTCTTTTTTGATTTAAAATGACCAAATGAGACTTATGGTCAAATGGTTTTGAGGAGGAGAAGGAATGAAAAAAACAATGACATTTGCGGAATGGAGACAGCTTCTCCGTTCGAGGAAGATGCTCGTCCCTATGTTGGCGATCCTCTTCATCCCCGTGTTATATGCGGGCATGTTCTTATGGGCTTTCTGGGATCCATATGCCCAATTAGATTCGCTGCCGGTTGCGGTAGTCAATATGGATGAAGGGGCAGAACTGGAAGGGGAGCAATTAGCCCTCGGTAATGAATTGGTCGATAAATTGTTGGAAAGCAAAGATTTTGATTTCCAAAAAGTGAGCAAAGAACAAGCGGAAAAGGGATTGAAAAACCAAGATTACTATATTGCGATTGAAATTCCGGATAACTTCTCCGCCCATGCGACATCTTTGCTCGACGAAAACCCTGAGAAATTAACGATCCTTTATAAACCGAATGAAGGCTATAACTTCTTGTCTGCTCAAATCGGTGAAACTGCAATGGAAAAAATCCGGGCAGAAGTGAATAAAAATGTCACGGCTACGTATGCAGAGCAGCTTTTCGACTCTATTACCAAAATGGGTGACGGTTTCGGGGATGCAGCTGAAGGCGCCGGCAAATTGTATGATGGTACGAATGAGCTGGCAAATGGCGCCGACGACTTGAAGGGGTACTTGGAAACACTGGCGTCCAGCACCGTTACATTGAAGGAGGGTACGGACAGCCTGGCGAAGGGTGCCGATAAGGCGGCAAAAG harbors:
- a CDS encoding TetR/AcrR family transcriptional regulator, with the protein product MDRRQEILEAAAKSFSLFGYKATTMDQVAKIANVGKGTIYTFFTNKEELFNAIVLKMIEEMRAASDSVAVEGGTFERNVHARLMQLLKFRKTHQLYAKLIDEEKELRTPAVTEVLAQIEREIVSYVKLKIERAVSRGELKPCNSELIAYLLFKSYLALIVDWEKTHDTELTEEQIATLLSDTIFKSLLR